Part of the Halorussus salinus genome is shown below.
AGCTGGAGCGTCACATCTGCTCACTCGAGGCCAACTCTTGATCGGGCCCTGCGGTAGCACGTGTGAGGTCCATCTTAGCTCCCTCCTTCGTCGTCGGTAGTTGGGGGAAATCCGATAACAATCACGCGTGTATTTGGCCAGCGGGCTTCTACTGACTCCTTGAACGGGTTAACTGAGTCGTTCGAGTTGCCAGTTTGTGGGTCGGGTTGTGCCATCGCAATTAACTAATTGGGGGACTAACGAATAAATCTTTCTATTCTTATTAGGTATTAATGTAGGTGTTCAGACGATGAGACTTCACCTACGAGAACGGTGAGGTCCAGACAGAATATGCGTATCCACAACAGGGCCAGTAGAACTGGAACTTCCGGAAACGACCCGCTTGCTTAAGTCCCACGAACCTGATACCACAGTCAATGATAACCGACGCTCGGGTCTTGCGAACCGGCTTCGTCCCCCGAGAAGTCGAACACCGTGACGCCGAAGTCACCCATCTCACCGAAATCCTCGCGCCGCTCACCGACGGCAACCCCGCCGACACTACACTTCTCCTCGGTCCCTCCGGCGTCGGCAAGACCTGTCTCGCGAAGTACACCGCCGAACAGCTTCGACAGGAAGTCCTCGACGTGGAGTACCAGTACGTCAATTGCTGGCAGAACTTCTCGGAGTTCCGAACGCTCTACCGGATTCTGGAAGGTCTCGGCAAGACCGTGGACATCCACCGGCAGTCCACGCCGCGCGACGAACTGTTCGAGCGCCTGCGGACCTACGACGGCCCGCCCTGCGTCGTCATCCTTGATGAAGCCGACCAACTCGAAGACAAGCGCCTCCTCTACACCCTCCACGAACTTCCACAGTTCCCGATGCTGCTCATCGCCAACCGCGAGCGCGAACTGTTCGCCAACGCCGACGAGCGCCTCACCAGTCGGCTCACCGGGTGCGAGCGTGTCCGGTTCGACCGCTACGATTCGGACGAACTCGTGTCCATCATGGACGCTCGCGTGAAGTGGGGCCTTGAAGAGGAGGCTATCGAGCGCGACCAGCTGGCGACCATCGCCGACGCCGCGGCGGGCGACGCTCGCGTCGCGTTGAGTATCCTGCGGACGGCCGCCCGGCAGGCTCACCAAGAGTACGAGTCGGCGATCACCGACGAGATTCTGGACTCCTCGATTCCGGAAGCCCGTGCCGAACGCCACGAGAAGGACGTGGAGACGCTGACGCCCCACCAAAAGACCCTCTACGAGATTATCGAAGAACGGGACGCGATTTCGCCGAACGAGTTGTACGAGGAGTACCGCGAGCGGATAGAGGACCCGAAGACCGACCGGACCGTCCGGAACTATCTGTCGAAGATGGACCAGTACGACGTCATCGCGGCCGAGGGGACGAGTCGTGACCGGACGTATCGGTCGGTCTCGGAGACGTTCGACGCTATCGAGTGAGCGATTCTACGAAACGAATCCAGTCCGTCTCCCTAGCCCGAGGAACGCAAAAACACTTAACGTATGTCTCTTTACCGAGCCGGTCTACTACTTGATCGAGTTCACACTCGACGGCACGACGCCCGAGACCGGCGGGCGAACTCCGTTCAATCCGTCACCACCTGACCGAGAGTACGACAGCGTTCTAGGTGGAGTTGTGTATTCGTCGGGTGACTTTTCGTATCGAGTCAGTTCGACCGACGACTCCGGTCGATTCGACTGATGCGTAAGGTTGGGCCTCTTTCTCGGGACCTCCGTGTGACTCGGGGCTGCCACATATCGATTTTTTATTATATTCAGTTTAATATTCACGTTTGGCGGCAAGAAACCATCATGTTGCGTCCTGCCGTACAGTGAAGCCCTCAATCCACTTGCCGCCACCCTCCTCTCGTTCCCCTGTCGCTGAAGACTGCTCTCGGGTTTCCGCTACCTCCTCGACTTAGAGACGGGCGTCTCCTCGACATGGACGACGACGAACGAGCGACCTCCTCGACTCGCTCTACAGCGGGGTCGAGTCCGGCGTGTTCGGTGTGGCTGTCCGACGGTCACTCACTCGAAATCGTTCGGTCGCCGACGACCCGGCGAGGAGGCGACGGAGGTTTCAAGAGCGTAGCGGGACCAGAGCGAGAGGAGTAGCGATGACGACGAACCGTTCGGCGACTGAGATATTTCGGCTCTTGGCCGACGAGACGCGCGTCGATATCCTTCGAGCGGTCGCTATCGCTCAGCACGAACTCGACCAAGCGGGGTCCGGACCGGCCGAACTCGCGTTCTCCGAGATATACGACCACGTCGACGTCGAGAACACCTCGAAGCTGTCGTATCATCTGGGAGAACTTACGGGGACGTATCTGCGGAAGGGCGATTCCGGATACTCCCTCTCGCACGCCGGTGAGCGCATCGTTCGATTCATCCTGTCGGGGAACTACGAACGACCGGATTCGTTCGGTCCCGAGTCGGTCGCCGGGGTGTGCGTGTTCTGTGGCGAGGAGGAACTCGAAGCGTGTCTCTCTCAGCAGTTCTTCCGAATCGACTGCAGGGAGTGCGACCGACAGGTGACGGGACAGCCGATAACGCCTGCACAGGCGAAGACGCGGGACGGTGATGCGCTCGTCGAGAGCGTCAAACTCCGGAGCGTCGACGATTACAGGCAGATTCGACGGGGGATGTGTCCGGAGTGTGGGGCTCGTCTCACTGCGGCGGTGAGAGCCATGCCGGAGAGTCCGTTACCGGACGCCGATTCGTTCCTCGTGACGAGCGACTGCGAGGAGTGTCTCCGGGAGTACAACAGTCCGCTGACCTACAGCGTCGCCTCGCATCCGGCGTCGGTCGCGTTTCATTGGGACCACGGCGTCGACGTGACCTCGAAAGGCGTCTGGGAGTTCCACGAACACGTCTACGAGGGCCGCTGGACGTCCGAACGAGTCGAGTCTGGGCCTGTCGAATACGAGGTGGTGTTTCGTCACGGGGACGACGCGGTGCGACTGCTCCTCGATTCGAGCGCGACGGTGACTCACACCGAGCGCGTGCGACGCGAGAGCGGCGAGTTCCGCCACTCTTGACAAGCATTTTACTTAACGGCCGTTGACAGGGATGTGTCCCATTCCCGGAGATTAGTCCGTAGAGCCGGATTCGGAACGTACTCCGTCGCTGTTCGGTCAACTGCAGTTTTGAAACCATCGCGACAAATTATCAAATATACGATACTTTTATTGGCGTCGATAGCCCCTCCTCACTCGCAACCGAGGAGGTCCGAACAGATGCAACCGAGCAAGCACGGCGACGAAGCAGACGCACAGAATCCAACGACCGGAACCGACGCCGAACCGTGGGAGCAATCCCGGAGACGTTCGATGTCGGCCGAAGATATCGCCGACGCCTACGCGGACGTGGCCGACAAACTGGCCCGATGGAGTCGGCTCGACCGACTGTTCTCCGGGCGGTACCGCCGCGAGCAGTTCGGGACGGCCACCGGCAGAGTACTCGACGTCGCCTGCGGCACGGGCAGAAACTTCCGGTATCTCGACGCGGCAGACGCCGTCGTCGGTATCGACATCAGCCCCGACGTACTCGCGTATGCCCGCGACGAACTCGACGCTCTCGCGCTGGACGGCACCGTCCACAGAATGGACGCACAAACACTGGACTTTCCGGACAACAGCTTCGACACCGTCGTCTCGTCGTTCTCGACGTGTACGTTCCCGGACCCGACTGCGGCCCTCGACGAGATGGGGCGGGTCTGCAAACCGGACGGCGACGTTCGGCTCCTCGAACACGGCCGGAGCGACGTCGCTCCGGTCGCTCGGTGGCAGGACTGGCGCGCCGAGTCTCACTACGAGAAAGCGGGTTGTCGGTTGAACCACGAACCGGTACGGACGGTCCGGAGTTCCGACCTCGCCGTCGAGCGCGCTAGCGGACGGCTCTTCGGACTCGTCGTCACCATCGACGCCGCTCCGAATCAGACGCCGGGGTCCCCATGACTCACGGCAGGACCGACACGTCGAGACGTAGGCTCCTCGTCGGTCTCGGTGGCCTCGGCGTCGCCGGACTCCGAACCGTAGGCGGTCCGGCGACGGCAACCACCGTCTCCGCCGAATCTCGCGTCTCGTCGGCACCCGACGACCCGTTCGCAGACGCGGACGAACTCGAGGAGTTCGTCGAGACGCGGATTCGCCGGCGCCTCGGGGACGTGACGCCCGGAGCGAGCGTCGCCGTCGTGAAGGGCGATACGCCCGTCCTCGCCGAAGGATACGGAACCGCGAACACGTTGACCGGCACCCCGGTGCGAGCCGACGAGACGGCGTTCCGCGTCGGCTCCGTCGGCAAACTCGTGACGTGGACCGCCGTCGTGCAAGGCGTCGAACGAGGCGTGCTCGACCTCGACGCTGACGTCAACACGTATTTGGAAGACTCGGCGGTCACGATTCCGGAGACGTACGACGAACCGGTCACGCTCCGACACCTCGGAACGCACACCGCTGGTTTCCAATCGGGCCTCGACCCCGGCGTCGTCGCCGACCCGGACGCGCTCGACCCGTTGGAGGAACTTCTGGCCGACCGCAGGCCGCCTCGGGAACGCCCGCCGGGCGAACTGGTCGAGTACTCGAACTACGGGGCCGCACTCGCCGGACACGTCGTCGCCGAGGCCCACGACATGACGTTCGAGCGGTACGTCCGGTCGGAACTCTTCGAACCGCTCGGCATGACCCACAGCACGTTCGCGCAACCGGTTCCGGACGACTTCTCCGGTGACCTCGCGTCGGGCCACACCGACGAGGGAACGTCGTTCACGCCCGCAGACGAGGTGTTCATCAACATGCGCCCCGCGGGCTCGACGAGTGCGACGGCGACGGACATGGCCGCGTTCATGAGCGCCCACCTCGGCGGGGGCGCGGTCGGCGACGCGCGAATCTTGGCCGAGGAGTCGGTTCGGACGATGCACGACCGACACCACGTTCGTCATCCGGCGGTCACCAACTGGCGGTACGGGTTCCACGAACACGGCGACCCGGACGCCAACCTCGTCGCCCATTCGGGCGCGACGGTCGACTTCACGAGCTACCTGCTCCTCGCGCCCGACCACGATGTCGGTATCTTCGTCGCCTACAACGTGAACGGCACCGAGGCTCCGGAGGTCGTCGTCGACGAACTCGTCGCCGAGTTTGGCCTCCAGCCATCGCCGACCCCGCCGATTCCGACGGCGACGCCGGGCGGTCACGAGCGCGCCGCGACGGTCGCCGGGGAGTACGGCGCCACGTACTTCCCAGAGACCGGCCCCTTGCAGGCGGTCGGCCTCCTTGCGCACTTGTCCGTGGAATCGGCGGGTGAGGGGCGACTGCGCACCGAGACGGCAGGCGGTGAGCCCCGTCACTGGGTCGAAACCGAACCGTACGTGTATCGGGAGGTCGGGAGCCACGACGTACTCGCCTTCGAGGTCCGCGACGACGAAGTTCGAGCGCTGAACGTGAGTAGCGAACCGACCGGCGTCTATCGCCCGGTTCCGGTCCGCGCGCGACAGCTCACGACCGCTGGGGTCGTCGGTGGCTCGGCGGCCGGGTTCGGGGCGTCGCTCCTCGGGTGGGGCGGACTCGGTGCGTGGCGGCGATTGAAACGGTGCGACGATAGTAGCGAGCGTACCACGGAGGAGTCGAGATGACGGGAAGGACTCGCCCGCGTGTTCCGTCTCGGACACGAGCGGCCGACTACTGGACCGGGATGGTTCGCGGCGTCGAACGTCGGGTGACGAGCCCCGCTTGGCTCGCTCGCGCGGCGGGAGTCGCGCTGAGCCTCGTCTCCGTCGGGTTCGTCTCCTCGTTCCTGTTCGTCCTCGAACGGGGCGGGAAACGCGCCCTCCTGACGCAGCCACTCTCGCTGCAAATCACGCTCGCACTCCCGACTATCATCGTAATTCTTACACTCGGGACGGCCGTGGGTTCGGTACTTGCGTGGCGGAATCACTACTGGTCGTTGCCCGCACGTGTTCATCAGACGGTACTAGCGGTGCTGGGACTCGCGTTCAGTTGGCAACTCGTTGCTCTCGGGTTCCTGCCATCGTAGACCGACGAAAAATCAGAAACCAACAGACAACCATTCGAGACTATGTTCACGAGCTTAGGATACGTTACGGAACTCGAAGAAGCGGCCGAGCGGGGAAAATCAGAGATTCGGTCACGGATGACCGTCGGCGAAGCCGACGTCCGACGAGCAGTCGGACGGGCGTTTCCCGACGCCGACTCGATAACGATTCACGGCGACCCGATGGCCGGGGCCGGAGGAGTCACCTACGTGGTCTCGCTCGGAGACCCCGAATCGAAGTACGTCCTGAAGTTCGCTCCGGAGGAGGCCGCGGACCACCTCCGGAACGGCGTCGCGGTCTACGACTATCTCAACGCCCGGACGGAAGTCCCGGTGCCGTCGGTACGGGCGATAGAGACGGAGGATACCGAGGTCCCGTATCCGTATGCCATCGTCGAGTACGTGTGGGGAGACGAACTGTCGAGTATCGAGCAGTTCGAATCGTTTCCGCGCGACCGCCAGCGGTCCATCGTCCGTGAGATGGGTCGCGTACTCGGCACGCTCCACGCACAGACGCAGTTCGAGACCTACGGGGCGCTCGAAGGCGAGACGACGCGGGACCTGACCGTGAAGAACGGCGCGTCGGACTGGAGGGACTACTACCGTGAGACGTACGAGGAGTACGCGACCGCGGCGGATGATTCGCCCGTGTCGGACCTCGTCGCCGAGGCCTACGAGTATTTCGAGGAGGCGTCGGCGACCGTTCGTCCGGAATCCGGTCCCGTCCTGCTGCACGCGGATTTCACCCCCGACAACCTCATCACCGAAGACGGCTCCGTTCGAGCGGTCTTGGACTGGGAACACGCCAAAGCCGGATGCAGCGCACGGGAGTTCTGGGAGGTCGAGGAGAACGTCGTCCGCATCTTCCAATCGGACGAGGTCCGGGACGACTTCCGAGCGGCGTTCTATGGTGGATACGGGGAAATCGAACCCACGTCGGAGACGTTCCTCGCGCTGAAGTCGCTGTTCGCCGTCGGCGAGTTCACCAGAATTGAAACCGTCCGGTCGGTGCTCGCGGAACTGACGGGTGAACTGGACGCCGCGGAGTTCAGAGACCGCGCCGAGCGAGAACTCGACGCCCGAATTCGAGACGCGGAAACCCGACTCGAAGAGCTAGCCTGACTCCCGGACGTCGAAAAGAGCGTTCGTGACGGGTCTTACCGGTCGAGGAACGACTCGGCTTCCGCCCAGACGAGGTCGGGCGCTTCGCCGGGGCCGCTGTGGCTGACGCCGTCGAACTCGACGAGACGGCTCGTCGGAAGCGCGTCGTGGACGGCGCGGGCGCTCTCTCGGAGGAAGTCCGGTCCATCGGTCCCGGTCAACACGAGGACGGGGGCGTCCACGTCGAGACGGTCGGGGAGTCGATACGCTTCGACGGCGTAATTCATCCGGACGACCTCCTCAGCGAGGTCGACGCAGTCGGGCCAGACCGGCCACTCCGCCAACCACGCGTCGAGGTCGTCGATGCCGTCGGGATGGAGGACCTGCTCGACGTAGCGTTCGACCGCTTCCCGGCGTTTGCCAGCCTCGACGAGCGACTCCATGCGACTGGCGAGGTCGGCTTCCTCTCGGTACTCCTCGGGGAGGACCGCGGGTTCGTACGCGACCACCGCTTCGACGGGTGCCTCGGTCGCGGCCTCGATCGCCGTGAGCGCGCCGAAGGAGTGACCGAACAGAATCGGCTCGCCGTCGACTTCGTCCACGAGCGTTCGGACGTACTCGGCTTCGCGTTCGAGTACGTCGTCGGCGCTCGTCTCCTCGGGGTCATCGAGACAGGTGCCGAAGCCCGGTCGCTGGGGGACGACGGCGGCGTACTCGCCGAGATGCGGAATAACCGGATTCCAGTACTCCCGAGGAGCCATCCCGCCGTGAAGCAGGATTACCGGCTGACCATCGCCGTGTCGTTCGTACGCTACTTCCGTGCCGTCGGCAGGCAAATTCGTTGGCATACACCTGTCGTTCGAGGACGACGGGGCTAAGTCGTTCTCTCACCAATTGCGCTCTTTAAATGGGGTCGGTCGATGAAGCAGTACGCTGTCGGACCCCGAGGCGCGGTCGTCGTGCCCGCCGGGGTGAAAGCGGGAGTGCCAGTATCGCAGTAGCAAGGATTATCGTGGCAGCGACGACTTCCGTGTCGGCGACCGCTATCGTGCCGGAGCCGTCTCGTCCGATGGCGTCTTCCGACACACCCATTAGCAGTGACAGAAACGATACGGTATGGGACTCGTCGCTACGTTCGAAATACACTGCGAGGCGCTCCCGCTTACAGGAGTAGCGACGGCCGTCCCCGAAGCGACGCTGGTTCTCGAACTGCAGTTCAACCACGGTGCCCGCCCGCTGTTCCTCGTCACCGTGACCGACGGTTCGCCGACGGCGGTCGAGAACGCCCTCGCCGACGCCTACGACGTCAAGGAGTGGACTCTGGTCGGTCGGGCCGGTGACACGCGCCGCTATCAGGCGGTTCCGGCGCTCAGTTTCGAGGAGCAACTCGGCGATCACCTAGAGGATCTCTCGGGTCTCGAAGCGCTCGCCACGGCCGACGCAATCATCGAACGAATC
Proteins encoded:
- a CDS encoding Cdc6/Cdc18 family protein, which encodes MITDARVLRTGFVPREVEHRDAEVTHLTEILAPLTDGNPADTTLLLGPSGVGKTCLAKYTAEQLRQEVLDVEYQYVNCWQNFSEFRTLYRILEGLGKTVDIHRQSTPRDELFERLRTYDGPPCVVILDEADQLEDKRLLYTLHELPQFPMLLIANRERELFANADERLTSRLTGCERVRFDRYDSDELVSIMDARVKWGLEEEAIERDQLATIADAAAGDARVALSILRTAARQAHQEYESAITDEILDSSIPEARAERHEKDVETLTPHQKTLYEIIEERDAISPNELYEEYRERIEDPKTDRTVRNYLSKMDQYDVIAAEGTSRDRTYRSVSETFDAIE
- a CDS encoding winged helix-turn-helix domain-containing protein, translated to MTTNRSATEIFRLLADETRVDILRAVAIAQHELDQAGSGPAELAFSEIYDHVDVENTSKLSYHLGELTGTYLRKGDSGYSLSHAGERIVRFILSGNYERPDSFGPESVAGVCVFCGEEELEACLSQQFFRIDCRECDRQVTGQPITPAQAKTRDGDALVESVKLRSVDDYRQIRRGMCPECGARLTAAVRAMPESPLPDADSFLVTSDCEECLREYNSPLTYSVASHPASVAFHWDHGVDVTSKGVWEFHEHVYEGRWTSERVESGPVEYEVVFRHGDDAVRLLLDSSATVTHTERVRRESGEFRHS
- a CDS encoding class I SAM-dependent methyltransferase gives rise to the protein MQPSKHGDEADAQNPTTGTDAEPWEQSRRRSMSAEDIADAYADVADKLARWSRLDRLFSGRYRREQFGTATGRVLDVACGTGRNFRYLDAADAVVGIDISPDVLAYARDELDALALDGTVHRMDAQTLDFPDNSFDTVVSSFSTCTFPDPTAALDEMGRVCKPDGDVRLLEHGRSDVAPVARWQDWRAESHYEKAGCRLNHEPVRTVRSSDLAVERASGRLFGLVVTIDAAPNQTPGSP
- a CDS encoding serine hydrolase domain-containing protein, whose product is MTHGRTDTSRRRLLVGLGGLGVAGLRTVGGPATATTVSAESRVSSAPDDPFADADELEEFVETRIRRRLGDVTPGASVAVVKGDTPVLAEGYGTANTLTGTPVRADETAFRVGSVGKLVTWTAVVQGVERGVLDLDADVNTYLEDSAVTIPETYDEPVTLRHLGTHTAGFQSGLDPGVVADPDALDPLEELLADRRPPRERPPGELVEYSNYGAALAGHVVAEAHDMTFERYVRSELFEPLGMTHSTFAQPVPDDFSGDLASGHTDEGTSFTPADEVFINMRPAGSTSATATDMAAFMSAHLGGGAVGDARILAEESVRTMHDRHHVRHPAVTNWRYGFHEHGDPDANLVAHSGATVDFTSYLLLAPDHDVGIFVAYNVNGTEAPEVVVDELVAEFGLQPSPTPPIPTATPGGHERAATVAGEYGATYFPETGPLQAVGLLAHLSVESAGEGRLRTETAGGEPRHWVETEPYVYREVGSHDVLAFEVRDDEVRALNVSSEPTGVYRPVPVRARQLTTAGVVGGSAAGFGASLLGWGGLGAWRRLKRCDDSSERTTEESR
- a CDS encoding phosphotransferase family protein; its protein translation is MFTSLGYVTELEEAAERGKSEIRSRMTVGEADVRRAVGRAFPDADSITIHGDPMAGAGGVTYVVSLGDPESKYVLKFAPEEAADHLRNGVAVYDYLNARTEVPVPSVRAIETEDTEVPYPYAIVEYVWGDELSSIEQFESFPRDRQRSIVREMGRVLGTLHAQTQFETYGALEGETTRDLTVKNGASDWRDYYRETYEEYATAADDSPVSDLVAEAYEYFEEASATVRPESGPVLLHADFTPDNLITEDGSVRAVLDWEHAKAGCSAREFWEVEENVVRIFQSDEVRDDFRAAFYGGYGEIEPTSETFLALKSLFAVGEFTRIETVRSVLAELTGELDAAEFRDRAERELDARIRDAETRLEELA
- a CDS encoding alpha/beta fold hydrolase, with translation MPTNLPADGTEVAYERHGDGQPVILLHGGMAPREYWNPVIPHLGEYAAVVPQRPGFGTCLDDPEETSADDVLEREAEYVRTLVDEVDGEPILFGHSFGALTAIEAATEAPVEAVVAYEPAVLPEEYREEADLASRMESLVEAGKRREAVERYVEQVLHPDGIDDLDAWLAEWPVWPDCVDLAEEVVRMNYAVEAYRLPDRLDVDAPVLVLTGTDGPDFLRESARAVHDALPTSRLVEFDGVSHSGPGEAPDLVWAEAESFLDR
- a CDS encoding helix-turn-helix domain-containing protein, which encodes MGLVATFEIHCEALPLTGVATAVPEATLVLELQFNHGARPLFLVTVTDGSPTAVENALADAYDVKEWTLVGRAGDTRRYQAVPALSFEEQLGDHLEDLSGLEALATADAIIERIEVLPNGWRQTGWFADRDAFAAFSSFWQQNARFQLERLTRDDEPEPPGDGLTDDQREALRTAYERGYFDIPRRASLEDVGAELGITASSVSERLRRAQTQLIRETVATTWPPLPG